Proteins encoded by one window of Cylindrospermum stagnale PCC 7417:
- a CDS encoding O-antigen ligase family protein: protein MNKQRLLLSEKAFTVISLIHYSGAPLVVILSGGASEGDGSAIPADFALIQLIFLLLYAITFCLLVLRWKKVIQVIPKDFFIWLLIGMAVFSFFWSYEPSLTKSRIIALVGTMMFSLYLASRYSLKEQLELLGWTFGIAVVMSFLFAFGLPTYGKMSGVHWGAWRGIYNHKNVLGKIMSPSAIVFLLLALKMENKRWIYWGGFSLSVLLIILSKASSPLLNLIILIVALFLFRILRWRSDFMITTLLGISTLSTILYTLVTANAEAIAGAFGKDLTLTGRTNFWPFVLDRIGQRPWVGYGFGAFWLGLDGPSDYIWYASSFKAPNSHNGYLDLCLELGLVGLSIYLIEFVTSLQKALAYIRLVKTSDSFFPALFLIYIVLANLTESTLIIQNNFFFVIQVSIFLSIRIPQAPEKLIFDNLQPTCSKTLSITRKPNK, encoded by the coding sequence ATGAATAAACAACGGTTACTCCTGTCCGAAAAAGCATTCACCGTCATATCTTTAATCCATTATTCAGGAGCTCCATTAGTTGTCATTCTTTCGGGAGGGGCAAGTGAAGGGGATGGATCAGCAATACCTGCTGATTTTGCTTTAATTCAGTTGATATTTTTATTGCTTTATGCGATCACCTTTTGCTTACTTGTTTTGCGCTGGAAAAAGGTCATTCAAGTAATTCCTAAGGATTTTTTTATCTGGCTATTAATTGGGATGGCTGTATTCTCCTTTTTTTGGTCTTATGAACCAAGCCTGACAAAAAGTCGGATTATAGCTCTTGTCGGTACAATGATGTTTTCACTATACTTAGCTAGCCGCTATAGCTTAAAAGAGCAGTTGGAGTTGCTGGGTTGGACATTTGGTATAGCCGTAGTAATGAGTTTCTTGTTTGCTTTCGGATTGCCAACATATGGGAAGATGAGTGGAGTTCATTGGGGAGCTTGGCGGGGAATTTATAATCATAAAAATGTTCTCGGCAAAATTATGTCTCCTAGTGCTATTGTATTTTTACTCCTGGCGCTGAAAATGGAAAATAAGCGTTGGATTTACTGGGGCGGATTCAGTTTATCAGTATTGCTAATCATCTTGTCAAAAGCATCATCACCCCTACTTAATTTGATTATTCTGATAGTTGCATTATTTTTATTTAGAATTTTACGGTGGCGGTCTGACTTCATGATTACCACACTGTTAGGTATATCAACATTAAGTACAATATTATATACATTAGTGACTGCTAATGCAGAAGCGATAGCGGGTGCATTCGGCAAAGATTTGACACTTACTGGACGGACAAATTTCTGGCCATTTGTCTTAGATAGAATTGGGCAACGTCCTTGGGTGGGTTATGGATTCGGTGCATTCTGGCTTGGCTTAGACGGTCCATCTGACTATATCTGGTACGCATCAAGCTTTAAAGCACCAAACAGCCACAATGGCTATTTAGATCTTTGTCTTGAATTAGGATTAGTAGGCTTATCAATATATCTGATTGAATTTGTCACAAGTTTACAGAAGGCACTAGCTTATATCAGGCTTGTAAAAACATCTGATAGTTTTTTTCCAGCACTATTTCTCATATATATTGTGCTAGCAAATCTCACAGAAAGTACACTAATTATCCAAAACAACTTTTTCTTTGTAATACAGGTTTCCATATTTTTATCAATCCGCATACCACAAGCACCAGAAAAACTTATTTTTGATAATTTACAGCCAACTTGTAGTAAAACTTTGTCCATAACAAGAAAACCAAATAAATAA
- a CDS encoding YqeG family HAD IIIA-type phosphatase, which yields MFPKLPQDNPHKLPQRAYTVASIKIDWLKKSGIKGIILDLDNTIVSEDDRYLSPWAEDWIAKAKLAGFKFFILSNGKRHYRVKFWSHRLDIQAISPAKKPFPGAFRQAIYSMRLPAKQVVVIGDSLHTDVVGSWLCGCYCIQVSTLPHPPRWWEKIAGKWVQIPYPNEEKLWDFDVPVDYETFS from the coding sequence ATGTTCCCAAAACTACCACAAGACAATCCCCACAAACTACCACAAAGAGCCTATACAGTGGCGTCTATCAAGATAGACTGGCTCAAAAAGTCTGGCATTAAAGGAATAATTCTCGATTTAGATAACACGATTGTCTCTGAGGATGACCGCTATTTATCTCCTTGGGCAGAAGATTGGATTGCAAAGGCAAAATTAGCAGGATTTAAATTTTTTATCCTCTCCAACGGTAAACGTCACTATCGAGTCAAATTTTGGTCTCATCGTCTCGATATTCAGGCAATAAGTCCAGCCAAAAAACCTTTCCCCGGAGCATTTCGTCAGGCAATTTATTCTATGCGGTTGCCCGCGAAACAAGTGGTGGTTATTGGTGATAGTTTGCATACTGATGTTGTGGGATCGTGGCTTTGTGGATGTTATTGCATCCAAGTTTCCACGTTACCCCATCCTCCCAGATGGTGGGAGAAAATTGCGGGAAAATGGGTGCAAATTCCTTATCCAAATGAAGAAAAACTTTGGGATTTTGATGTTCCTGTAGATTATGAAACTTTCTCTTAG
- a CDS encoding glycosyltransferase family 87 protein, translating into MALFLLIVSQPLEPFSDFIHGYYPAGRNIIQNRSILYNIGPAGGFVNLPIVAFLFTPFSFLNRHLARLSFAVCSVIAVFASVYFLVKLTKVSGWQRIALFGLFVMNGPLYYSLRQGNATHFVLCLLLAGFFCIQLGRDFLLGILLAIATILKPPILLTGIYFTLRKKWLVTAGFGLTMLGIIGASVLLLGRDIHYSWYHQIIQPYSGKPVSAYNVQSVDGFLSRLITTDKLMEWVPMEVDWHYKLMRYALISLLLGISIWICWVSKPPATLEQKNLEFSIVICLLLIISPISWTHYYLFLLLPFGLYIGNQLSIPRGNVWSTSIAATIFLTSQPVNISSIENPVLNFWYSKFLVSHYFFGGILFLGLLLAARWYTSKRGSQESR; encoded by the coding sequence ATGGCGCTATTTTTATTAATAGTTTCGCAACCCCTTGAGCCATTCAGCGACTTTATTCATGGTTATTACCCCGCGGGTCGCAACATTATCCAAAATCGGTCTATTCTATATAATATTGGTCCGGCTGGCGGGTTTGTAAACCTCCCCATCGTCGCATTTTTGTTTACTCCTTTTTCCTTCCTTAACCGACATCTTGCCCGTCTTTCATTTGCTGTATGCAGTGTTATAGCTGTTTTTGCATCTGTCTATTTTTTAGTAAAACTCACGAAAGTTTCTGGATGGCAACGAATAGCATTGTTCGGACTCTTTGTCATGAATGGTCCTCTGTACTACAGTCTTCGCCAAGGCAACGCTACTCACTTTGTATTATGTTTGCTGTTAGCCGGATTTTTTTGTATACAATTAGGTCGAGATTTTTTGCTAGGAATACTGTTAGCTATAGCTACTATACTGAAACCACCTATTTTACTAACAGGCATTTATTTCACTTTAAGAAAAAAGTGGCTAGTAACGGCCGGATTTGGTCTAACTATGTTAGGTATTATCGGAGCATCAGTGCTTCTATTAGGTAGAGATATACATTATTCTTGGTATCACCAAATTATTCAGCCTTATTCTGGTAAACCAGTCTCCGCCTACAATGTTCAGTCAGTTGATGGTTTCTTATCTCGCTTAATCACAACCGATAAACTAATGGAATGGGTGCCGATGGAGGTGGATTGGCATTATAAATTAATGCGATATGCTTTAATATCGTTACTGCTAGGTATAAGCATTTGGATATGTTGGGTATCAAAACCACCAGCCACATTAGAACAAAAAAACTTAGAGTTTTCTATTGTTATTTGTCTATTGCTAATCATCAGTCCAATTTCTTGGACACATTATTATTTATTTTTGCTACTGCCTTTTGGGCTATACATTGGTAATCAATTATCCATTCCTAGGGGTAATGTATGGTCTACCAGCATTGCGGCAACTATATTTTTGACATCTCAACCTGTAAACATTTCTTCAATCGAAAACCCCGTCCTCAATTTTTGGTATTCCAAGTTTTTAGTTTCCCACTATTTCTTTGGCGGAATTTTATTCCTGGGATTATTGTTAGCTGCCAGATGGTATACTTCAAAGCGAGGATCTCAAGAATCAAGATGA
- a CDS encoding WecB/TagA/CpsF family glycosyltransferase has translation MKLKTEEMLPLEYRHILGMRVDATSYEDATQRIVAWSQKRESKCVCAANVHMTMETYDNPKFAQIVNNADLVTPDGMPLVWALRALGVKNASRVYGPTLTLDVCQAAEPMGISIALYGGTQESLNAFRNFLAQRFPNIKIVCQIPPPFRQLTAEEDAAYTRQIVESGAQILFVGIGCPRQEVWIAEHKDQIPAVMLGVGAAFDFHSGRVKQAPSWMQTIGLEWLFRLIMEPKRLWKRYFKHNPRFVIFFLIQLITVRK, from the coding sequence ATGAAATTGAAGACTGAGGAAATGTTACCCCTAGAATATCGCCACATTCTTGGTATGCGTGTAGATGCTACTAGCTATGAAGATGCAACGCAAAGAATTGTAGCTTGGTCACAAAAAAGAGAGAGCAAATGTGTTTGTGCTGCCAATGTCCACATGACAATGGAAACCTATGACAATCCAAAATTTGCTCAAATCGTTAATAATGCTGATTTGGTCACACCTGACGGTATGCCCTTAGTATGGGCTTTACGCGCCCTTGGTGTCAAAAATGCCTCACGAGTTTATGGGCCAACTCTCACTTTAGATGTTTGCCAAGCAGCAGAACCAATGGGTATTTCTATTGCCCTCTATGGCGGTACACAGGAAAGCCTAAATGCATTCAGGAACTTTTTAGCACAGCGATTTCCAAACATTAAGATTGTTTGCCAGATTCCGCCTCCTTTCCGTCAGTTAACAGCCGAGGAAGATGCAGCTTACACTCGTCAAATTGTCGAATCAGGGGCGCAGATTCTATTTGTAGGTATTGGTTGCCCCCGACAAGAAGTTTGGATTGCGGAACATAAAGACCAAATCCCAGCAGTAATGTTAGGAGTAGGGGCTGCTTTTGATTTTCATTCAGGGCGTGTCAAGCAAGCTCCTAGCTGGATGCAGACAATAGGTTTAGAATGGCTATTTAGGCTGATAATGGAACCAAAGCGTTTGTGGAAGCGATATTTTAAGCATAACCCTCGGTTTGTGATATTTTTCCTCATTCAATTAATAACAGTAAGGAAATAA
- a CDS encoding decaprenyl-phosphate phosphoribosyltransferase translates to MKYQPSSIEEPNNPQSKKAKSKQLAYVMALRPRQWTKNLVVFAAPLFAFSINLQSFLGSLLAFILFCGASSGFYLINDIADVESDRQHPVKCQRPIAAGLVSVPVALGMALVLLTSVLTLGWLRSPQLGATVTAYALLQIAYNLRLKRMVILDIGAIATGFVLRAFAGAASTNIVLSTWFLLCTAMLALFLGIEKRKAELRLVQINGSKPRAVLRKYSLSLLSRMENVVTTGTVLTYTLWSAGPYLHGASTSWMLLTLPFVLYGIFRYQLLSDPQEIANDSNNHIEEGGRSERPEEVLLKDLPILVTVIGWILTCIAILYLKSQGFIM, encoded by the coding sequence ATGAAATACCAACCAAGTTCGATTGAAGAACCGAACAACCCCCAGTCTAAAAAAGCCAAAAGCAAGCAATTAGCTTATGTAATGGCTCTGCGACCCCGACAATGGACAAAAAACCTAGTTGTATTTGCGGCACCGTTGTTTGCTTTTAGTATCAATCTGCAATCATTTCTAGGCAGCCTGCTGGCATTTATCTTATTTTGTGGTGCATCAAGTGGTTTCTACCTAATAAATGACATCGCAGATGTCGAATCGGATCGTCAGCATCCTGTAAAGTGTCAGCGACCAATCGCCGCCGGATTGGTGAGCGTCCCAGTAGCATTGGGAATGGCATTGGTACTGTTGACTAGTGTGCTCACACTCGGTTGGCTGCGATCGCCACAGTTAGGTGCAACTGTCACCGCTTACGCCCTGTTACAAATAGCCTACAATCTGCGACTCAAACGGATGGTGATTTTGGACATAGGGGCGATCGCCACCGGATTTGTCCTGCGAGCCTTTGCCGGTGCGGCTTCCACCAATATAGTTTTATCAACCTGGTTTTTGCTCTGCACGGCAATGCTGGCGCTGTTTTTAGGGATTGAAAAGCGCAAAGCAGAATTGCGGTTGGTACAAATTAACGGCAGTAAGCCCCGTGCTGTACTCAGAAAATACTCTCTATCCCTGCTGAGTCGCATGGAAAATGTTGTCACCACTGGTACAGTCCTTACTTATACTCTTTGGAGTGCAGGTCCCTACCTACATGGAGCATCTACCTCTTGGATGCTACTGACCTTGCCCTTTGTTTTGTATGGCATCTTTCGCTATCAACTGCTGAGTGACCCCCAAGAAATTGCCAATGACAGTAACAACCATATTGAAGAAGGTGGACGCAGTGAGCGGCCAGAAGAAGTTTTATTGAAAGACTTGCCAATCCTAGTAACGGTGATTGGTTGGATTCTCACCTGCATTGCGATTCTCTACTTGAAATCTCAAGGGTTTATTATGTAA
- a CDS encoding class I SAM-dependent methyltransferase gives MSGLVAFKTLCRPFICPLDLVLSQIPEGARLYDIGCGSGALLYLALKFRSVKIAHGYDVYPEAVKASAAFDLDPHKFRVIQIQPEETPPNLSGYDVVTMIDVLHHIPLCRQDDFIREVIKSMDKGAKLIIKDIEASRTLGAFFNQLHDLLLSRQWVHQRRSSDIVKVLHSTGLVVVSKPTLRWLLWYPHFQVLAQLI, from the coding sequence ATGTCTGGTCTTGTCGCGTTTAAAACACTTTGCCGCCCGTTTATCTGTCCCCTTGACTTGGTTCTTTCACAGATTCCTGAAGGCGCACGTCTTTATGATATTGGTTGCGGGAGTGGAGCATTACTCTATCTGGCTTTAAAGTTCCGCTCAGTAAAAATCGCTCATGGTTATGATGTTTATCCTGAAGCCGTAAAAGCTTCTGCGGCTTTTGATCTCGATCCTCATAAATTTCGAGTCATCCAAATACAACCAGAAGAAACACCTCCCAATCTGTCTGGATATGATGTTGTAACCATGATTGATGTTCTGCACCATATTCCGTTATGCCGACAGGATGATTTTATCCGTGAAGTTATCAAAAGTATGGATAAAGGAGCCAAGCTAATTATTAAAGACATTGAAGCATCTCGAACCTTGGGAGCATTTTTTAATCAGCTTCATGATTTATTGCTTTCTAGGCAATGGGTTCATCAACGCCGAAGTAGCGATATCGTTAAAGTTTTGCATTCTACTGGCTTAGTAGTGGTTAGTAAGCCAACACTCCGTTGGTTATTATGGTATCCACATTTTCAAGTTTTAGCACAGCTAATTTAA
- a CDS encoding oligosaccharide flippase family protein — protein sequence MHVKKGLLLMLERHRLVVNSISMLVNKLTQAVTSFVLSAAIARTLGAQTLGQYLLGISYFYIFVNLVSQGFKTLFTREIAREPESKSVYLVSGTLLQFVFCIIGYAALVLVVFLLPYSPETSLVCYIVGLTIIPFGISNITEAILQAQEKMHLIAISTVPIYILRLGAMFWVLDLHYGINAIAGIFVISETLIVIVEWLFLIQNVKPKWQIRQDFIWNTIKSSRAFFAIEGIGIIASKIDILILSLLGDELLIGIYGAMGQLVQPFSLISNSVSLAAFPNMSKAVYLGKQKQRQVTENIIELLLCMALPFFVGLLFVGQELLLFIYKDPSFYQENTGLILNIFSIAVITSSFSRTFSYLLIANGFEKFNLLEVVITTVVGGLTGIVLISQYKLLGAAFMGLAMTFTSFSTFTYVVYNHLFRLRLWRVMRRPLLISVFMLIVFLILQKVKLDFLLSLVLATCIYCLFISFLAIREFGGFNSIRQKIFSKR from the coding sequence ATGCATGTCAAAAAAGGCTTGTTGCTGATGTTAGAAAGGCATAGATTGGTAGTCAACTCCATATCAATGTTAGTAAATAAGTTAACACAAGCGGTTACAAGCTTTGTGTTATCTGCGGCTATAGCACGTACTTTAGGAGCGCAAACATTAGGACAGTACTTACTAGGGATTAGTTATTTCTATATTTTTGTTAATCTGGTTTCTCAGGGTTTTAAAACTTTATTTACAAGGGAAATAGCCCGCGAGCCAGAATCAAAATCAGTCTATTTAGTCAGTGGTACTTTATTACAGTTTGTGTTCTGCATCATTGGCTATGCTGCACTGGTACTTGTTGTTTTTCTACTGCCCTATAGTCCTGAGACATCATTAGTTTGTTATATTGTTGGCTTAACTATTATTCCCTTCGGAATTTCCAACATAACGGAAGCAATTCTACAGGCACAAGAGAAAATGCACCTGATTGCAATTTCTACTGTGCCAATTTACATTTTACGGTTAGGGGCAATGTTTTGGGTATTGGATTTACACTATGGTATTAATGCTATTGCTGGTATATTTGTAATTTCTGAAACCTTAATTGTTATAGTTGAATGGTTATTTCTGATCCAAAATGTAAAACCCAAATGGCAGATTCGACAAGATTTTATTTGGAATACTATAAAATCATCACGGGCATTTTTTGCTATTGAAGGGATAGGAATTATTGCTAGTAAGATAGACATATTAATACTCTCTCTTTTGGGTGATGAGTTGCTTATTGGTATTTATGGTGCTATGGGACAATTAGTTCAGCCATTTTCTCTTATTTCTAATAGTGTAAGTTTGGCGGCATTTCCTAATATGTCAAAAGCAGTATATTTAGGCAAGCAAAAGCAACGTCAGGTAACAGAAAATATTATTGAACTCTTACTTTGTATGGCGTTGCCTTTTTTTGTAGGACTCTTATTCGTAGGACAAGAATTATTATTGTTTATCTATAAAGATCCTAGCTTTTATCAAGAAAATACAGGTTTAATTCTCAATATATTTTCAATAGCCGTTATTACATCTAGCTTTTCTAGAACATTTAGCTATCTTCTGATAGCTAATGGGTTTGAGAAATTTAACCTTTTAGAAGTGGTTATCACTACTGTGGTAGGAGGATTAACGGGTATAGTATTGATTTCTCAATATAAATTACTAGGTGCAGCCTTTATGGGTCTAGCAATGACTTTTACTAGCTTTAGCACATTTACTTATGTAGTATATAATCACTTATTTAGGTTGCGTTTATGGCGCGTTATGCGTCGTCCTCTACTAATTAGCGTTTTCATGTTGATTGTATTTTTGATCCTGCAAAAAGTTAAGCTTGACTTCTTATTAAGCCTAGTTTTAGCGACTTGTATTTACTGCCTTTTCATTAGTTTTTTAGCTATTCGTGAGTTTGGAGGATTTAATTCGATACGGCAAAAAATTTTCAGTAAAAGATGA
- a CDS encoding glycosyltransferase family 4 protein, with amino-acid sequence MQISNDNHKQTLRVLMLGAALDVKGGITSVEKLILDNAPPELQIHHVATFAQGSALYNVIVFIKSVQILLWTLLKGEADLVHIHFAERGSTLRKTILALIVLAFRQPLIFHAHGATYKEFHAGLPNLIQHLLDTLFSKSTKFIALSESWKDYYSQQFRLSEKQITVLYNPVQIPSSIPHRLGKKQLKMIFLGRIGKRGGALDLAKSVVTFPKQDKGAFNLIRAFAALPESDRNCTELILAGNGDLEAAQKLIQELNIERKITICPWLSPEQRDELLSAADAFILPSYNEGLPMSMLEAMAWGLPVIVTPVGGIPEVIHNNKNGLLVQPGNQEQLVQAMQNLIRDECLRTSLGTAARKSVECLDIKNYINSLLLLYTSVISQGNNLDSKTSIIKPNS; translated from the coding sequence ATGCAAATTTCTAATGATAATCACAAGCAAACCCTCAGAGTATTAATGCTTGGTGCTGCTCTTGATGTCAAAGGCGGTATTACATCAGTTGAAAAACTTATCCTTGACAACGCACCTCCAGAACTGCAAATTCATCATGTCGCTACCTTCGCCCAAGGGTCTGCACTGTACAATGTGATCGTATTTATCAAATCAGTTCAGATACTTTTATGGACACTCCTGAAAGGAGAAGCAGACTTAGTTCATATTCATTTTGCTGAAAGAGGAAGTACCCTCAGAAAAACAATTCTTGCATTGATAGTCTTAGCTTTCCGTCAGCCGTTAATTTTTCATGCTCACGGTGCAACATATAAAGAGTTTCATGCGGGACTTCCTAATTTAATTCAGCATTTATTAGATACTTTGTTTAGTAAATCTACTAAATTTATAGCTCTGTCTGAAAGCTGGAAAGATTATTACTCACAACAATTCCGTTTAAGTGAAAAGCAAATTACAGTCTTGTACAATCCAGTCCAAATACCATCATCTATTCCCCATCGACTGGGAAAGAAACAGTTAAAAATGATATTTTTGGGACGCATTGGTAAACGCGGTGGTGCATTGGATTTAGCCAAGTCAGTTGTGACTTTTCCTAAACAAGACAAAGGTGCATTTAATCTAATTAGAGCATTTGCAGCACTGCCAGAATCAGATAGAAATTGCACCGAATTAATTTTGGCGGGCAATGGTGATTTAGAAGCTGCTCAAAAGCTAATTCAAGAATTAAATATTGAGAGAAAAATTACTATTTGTCCTTGGTTGAGTCCTGAACAACGGGATGAACTTTTATCAGCAGCAGATGCCTTTATTTTGCCTTCTTATAATGAAGGCTTGCCTATGTCAATGTTGGAAGCAATGGCTTGGGGTTTGCCTGTTATTGTCACTCCAGTCGGTGGTATACCTGAGGTTATTCATAACAATAAAAATGGTTTATTGGTGCAACCAGGAAACCAGGAACAATTGGTACAAGCAATGCAAAACCTAATTAGAGACGAATGTTTAAGAACTTCATTGGGAACTGCTGCCCGCAAGAGTGTTGAATGCTTAGATATTAAAAATTACATAAACTCCTTATTGCTCTTGTATACATCAGTTATCAGCCAAGGCAATAATTTGGATAGCAAAACAAGCATAATTAAACCGAATAGTTAG
- a CDS encoding DMT family transporter, translating to MPNQLFFALLILLTVGLNTLAQTLLKLGSGQNPLNIYLFGGICSYGLSTIFYVVVLGKLNLSVAYPVVIGLTIVVTMIAGAVILREKVAISQWIGVGLILSGIWAIALAKRS from the coding sequence ATGCCCAACCAGCTTTTTTTTGCCTTACTAATTTTGCTCACTGTGGGACTAAATACATTGGCTCAAACTCTCTTGAAACTAGGTTCTGGTCAAAATCCCTTAAACATCTATTTATTTGGGGGAATTTGTAGTTATGGGTTGAGCACAATCTTCTATGTAGTGGTGTTAGGGAAATTGAATTTATCTGTGGCTTATCCAGTAGTCATAGGATTAACTATTGTAGTCACGATGATAGCTGGGGCTGTGATTTTGCGAGAAAAAGTAGCAATTTCTCAATGGATAGGAGTGGGGTTGATATTGAGTGGCATTTGGGCAATTGCTTTAGCTAAAAGATCTTAG
- a CDS encoding glycosyltransferase family 4 protein, translating into MIKVALLHFGFSDYTVQLANHLARYVHLTLIHSEEIYSQYKNFLEPRIRVIQLKKPRIRDPRNILVMSAMMRIIREIGPDVLHVQETNDPWYDLTLLFNKMPPLVTTIHDVFRHPGDRDLIPGAEYTRRIAFYRSQQLIVHSDLLKNVLVQQFRVPQRRINVLPHGELGTLFQHWAGSQAINREPYTILFFGRIWPYKGLKYLLEAMPLVIERIPEVKLIIAGRGDNIEKLINDQDKKHYEILNSFIPNEAVAALFQRSAATILPYIESSQSGVAAISYATGTPVIASNIGGLGEMIRDEQDGLLVPPRDVRALADAIIRLLSDSNLLRQMQAGALKRCQQDLNWSHIAAQTVEVYNQAIASKDISYADV; encoded by the coding sequence GTGATCAAAGTTGCTCTATTACATTTTGGGTTTAGTGACTATACCGTCCAATTAGCAAATCATTTAGCAAGATATGTTCATTTGACGTTAATTCATTCAGAAGAAATCTATTCTCAATATAAAAATTTTCTCGAACCGCGTATTCGCGTAATTCAACTCAAAAAACCGCGTATTCGTGATCCGCGCAACATCTTAGTAATGTCCGCAATGATGCGAATAATTCGAGAAATAGGCCCAGATGTGCTGCACGTTCAAGAAACTAACGATCCTTGGTATGATCTAACTCTTTTGTTCAATAAGATGCCGCCTTTGGTGACTACTATTCACGACGTATTTCGTCATCCCGGCGATCGCGATCTTATTCCAGGTGCTGAATACACTCGCAGAATTGCTTTCTACCGTTCCCAGCAGTTAATTGTCCACTCTGACTTGCTGAAAAACGTTCTCGTCCAACAATTCCGTGTGCCTCAAAGACGAATTAATGTACTGCCACATGGGGAACTAGGCACTTTGTTTCAACACTGGGCAGGTAGTCAGGCTATTAACCGTGAACCTTATACAATACTTTTTTTCGGACGCATTTGGCCTTATAAGGGTTTGAAATATCTGCTAGAGGCAATGCCATTAGTGATTGAACGCATTCCTGAAGTTAAGCTGATTATTGCGGGAAGAGGGGACAATATCGAGAAATTAATAAATGATCAAGACAAAAAACATTACGAAATCTTAAATTCTTTCATACCCAATGAAGCGGTAGCAGCTTTATTTCAACGGAGTGCGGCAACAATTTTGCCTTATATTGAATCTTCTCAAAGTGGTGTAGCTGCGATCTCTTATGCTACAGGAACACCAGTGATTGCTTCCAATATTGGCGGTTTAGGAGAGATGATTAGAGACGAACAAGATGGACTCCTAGTACCACCTCGTGATGTTCGTGCTTTGGCCGATGCTATCATTCGGCTGTTGAGTGATTCTAACTTACTGCGTCAGATGCAAGCTGGGGCGCTAAAACGCTGTCAGCAAGACTTGAATTGGTCGCATATTGCTGCTCAAACAGTGGAAGTTTACAACCAAGCGATCGCTAGCAAAGATATCTCCTACGCTGATGTATGA
- a CDS encoding glycosyltransferase family 2 protein, with product MKPEVSVIMPAYNTETYIAQAIESFLAQTLNNIELIIVDDASRDRTLEVARSFNDKRIKVLVNEQNLGASGSRNRAIKEAQGEWVAVLDSDDWYAPNRLETLLQVAYSENADIVADDLYIVNNSQSSAWSTLIRESGENINDLKIIDPIYFVETDVYGKRGLHLGLSKPIFNRDLLIKNSVEYDKNLTVVQDFWLDMKCLVLGAKFVLLPQPYYYYRCREGSLVYSNQKNNLEQCCQKVVEFMEEEDIVNKNPKLAHALSNNLAVFQRNLAYYRVVEQIKQKSWSLALNEMVNNPNFFVHLIDQIPGIINRRIKYYILGNKSAFKIYN from the coding sequence ATGAAGCCTGAAGTATCTGTGATCATGCCAGCATATAATACCGAAACTTATATTGCTCAGGCAATAGAATCATTTTTGGCACAAACTCTGAATAATATTGAATTAATTATAGTAGATGATGCTTCTCGTGATAGAACGTTAGAAGTGGCTAGGAGCTTTAATGATAAGCGAATCAAAGTATTAGTCAATGAACAAAACTTAGGTGCGAGCGGTTCGCGTAATCGCGCTATTAAAGAAGCTCAAGGTGAATGGGTTGCGGTGCTTGACTCGGATGATTGGTATGCGCCAAATCGCTTGGAAACTCTTTTACAGGTAGCATATTCAGAAAATGCTGACATAGTTGCTGATGATTTATATATTGTAAACAACAGTCAAAGTTCTGCCTGGAGTACACTAATCCGTGAAAGTGGAGAAAATATTAATGATTTGAAAATAATTGATCCGATATATTTTGTAGAAACAGATGTATATGGAAAGCGGGGTTTGCATCTTGGTTTATCTAAACCAATATTCAACCGAGATTTACTAATCAAGAATAGCGTAGAATATGACAAAAACCTAACAGTTGTTCAGGATTTTTGGTTAGATATGAAGTGTCTAGTGTTAGGGGCTAAATTTGTACTTTTACCACAGCCATATTATTATTATCGTTGCCGTGAAGGCTCATTGGTCTACTCTAATCAAAAGAACAATCTTGAACAATGTTGTCAAAAAGTTGTAGAGTTTATGGAAGAAGAGGATATAGTTAACAAAAATCCTAAATTAGCTCATGCTTTATCTAACAATCTTGCAGTTTTCCAAAGAAATTTAGCTTACTACCGTGTTGTTGAACAAATAAAGCAAAAATCATGGTCGCTTGCTTTGAACGAAATGGTAAATAATCCCAATTTCTTTGTGCATCTTATTGACCAAATTCCAGGAATAATTAACCGGAGAATTAAATACTATATATTAGGGAATAAATCGGCGTTTAAAATTTATAATTAA